The following are encoded in a window of Gammaproteobacteria bacterium genomic DNA:
- the ccoN gene encoding Cbb3-type cytochrome c oxidase subunit CcoN1, with protein MDTQTTYNYTVVRQFALMAVVWGIVGMAIGVWIASELVFPALNLGTPWLTFGRLRPLHTNIVIFAFAGSALFATSYYVVQRTCHTRLFGSQLAAFTFWGWQAIMALAVLTLPLGMTSGKEYAEFEWPIDILFTLVWVAYLVVFFGTLIQRKTPYIYVANWFYAAYILAVAMLHLVNSAALPVSLWPMKSYSVYPGAVDAMVTWWYGHNLVGFFLTAAFFGTLYYFLPKQADRPMYSYRLAVVQFWAFISLAMWSGPQHLLYSALPDWAQSLGMVFSVLLLVPFWGGLANGVMTLDGDWNRLRTDPVLRFIVVALFFYGLSSLEGPFMATKTVNAFTHYTDWTVGHAHSGGLGWIGFLSIGTLYALLPSLFDREQMYSTRLITVHFWFATLGVVIYLIAMSGAGMLQSTMWWAENNDGTLAYRFIDSVQAIHYFYFLRMVGGLLYLIGMLLMAYNVWKIIPAQAATYIPHYADGDLLHSEDDLSVVTEEGHAHHAEHFEPPHHAALAEHSSHSPHSVVPAHSTEPSHANAPHHPAH; from the coding sequence GTGGACACGCAGACTACATATAACTACACGGTGGTGCGCCAATTCGCCCTGATGGCGGTGGTGTGGGGCATCGTCGGCATGGCCATCGGCGTGTGGATTGCCTCCGAGCTGGTGTTCCCAGCCCTGAACCTCGGTACCCCTTGGTTGACTTTCGGTCGACTTCGTCCGCTGCACACTAATATTGTGATTTTTGCTTTTGCGGGCAGTGCTTTGTTCGCAACTTCGTACTACGTGGTGCAGAGGACCTGCCACACCCGATTGTTTGGCAGTCAGCTCGCCGCTTTTACGTTTTGGGGCTGGCAGGCCATCATGGCGCTCGCCGTACTCACCCTCCCGCTAGGGATGACCAGTGGCAAAGAGTACGCTGAATTCGAGTGGCCCATCGATATCCTCTTCACCTTGGTATGGGTTGCTTACCTCGTCGTGTTCTTTGGCACGTTGATACAGCGCAAAACTCCGTACATCTATGTGGCCAATTGGTTCTACGCTGCCTACATCCTCGCTGTTGCCATGCTGCATCTTGTCAATAGTGCCGCATTGCCAGTGAGCCTCTGGCCTATGAAGTCCTATTCCGTATACCCCGGCGCCGTGGATGCCATGGTTACCTGGTGGTACGGCCACAATCTCGTGGGTTTTTTCCTAACCGCCGCCTTCTTCGGGACGTTGTATTACTTCCTTCCCAAGCAGGCCGACCGTCCGATGTATTCCTACCGGCTCGCCGTAGTGCAGTTCTGGGCGTTCATCTCGCTCGCCATGTGGTCCGGGCCGCAGCACTTGCTTTACAGCGCATTGCCCGATTGGGCGCAATCGTTGGGAATGGTCTTCTCGGTACTGCTATTAGTTCCGTTTTGGGGAGGACTAGCCAATGGTGTTATGACCCTAGACGGTGATTGGAATAGGTTACGTACCGACCCTGTTTTACGGTTTATCGTGGTGGCGTTATTTTTTTACGGTTTATCGAGCCTTGAAGGCCCATTTATGGCGACCAAGACGGTCAACGCCTTTACCCACTACACCGATTGGACCGTGGGCCATGCCCATTCAGGTGGGCTTGGTTGGATCGGTTTCCTCTCTATCGGTACGCTCTATGCCCTGTTGCCTAGCCTCTTTGATCGCGAGCAGATGTACAGCACTCGACTAATTACGGTTCATTTCTGGTTTGCGACCCTCGGCGTGGTGATTTACCTGATTGCCATGAGTGGTGCGGGAATGCTACAGAGCACCATGTGGTGGGCCGAAAACAATGATGGCACTTTAGCCTATAGATTTATCGATTCGGTACAGGCCATCCATTACTTTTACTTCTTGCGTATGGTGGGTGGTCTTCTCTATTTGATCGGTATGTTGCTCATGGCCTACAACGTTTGGAAAATCATCCCCGCCCAGGCAGCTACCTATATCCCGCACTACGCAGACGGTGATTTACTCCATTCAGAGGATGATCTGAGCGTAGTAACTGAAGAAGGTCACGCGCATCACGCGGAACATTTCGAGCCTCCG